A genomic window from Glycine max cultivar Williams 82 chromosome 17, Glycine_max_v4.0, whole genome shotgun sequence includes:
- the LOC100813907 gene encoding phosphatidylglycerophosphate phosphatase PTPMT1 isoform X1, producing the protein MHIEELEGVEVLEGVEEGGSRFVGGYDAKRVLVGAGARALFYPTLFYNVVRNKIQTEFRWWDKVDEFILLGAVPFPIDVPHLKELGVRGVITLNESYETLVPTALYYAHGIDHLVIPTRDYCFAPSLHDICRAVDFIHENALSGRTTYVHCKAGRGRSTTIVICYLVHHKMMTPDAAYAYVKSIRPRVLLASSQWQAVQEYYYHLMVRRAVGCAPTANLLVKASQTAAGSRDLVMFDDNSVVMVTESDLEGYDPSSQSAMASEIWADLSVVYRVRVAGQAALARISCLWLRYATTDQKISSEKLSSRESSCSIRANHLGEISVDIHVY; encoded by the exons ATGCATATAGAGGAATTGGAGGGAGTTGAGGTTTTAGAAGGTGTGGAGGAAGGAGGATCGAGGTTTGTGGGTGGTTATGATGCGAAAAGGGTGCTGGTTGGAGCAGGCGCTCGTGCGCTTTTCTATCCAACCCTGTTTTACAATGTCGTAAGGAATAAGATTCAGACCGAGTTTCGATGGTGGGATAAGGTTGATGAG TTCATATTGTTAGGTGCTGTTCCATTTCCTATAGATGTTCCCCACTTAAAGGAGCTCGGTGTTCGTGGGGTTATCACATTGAATGAGTCATATGAGactttggttccaacagcattaTATTAT GCTCATGGAATTGATCATCTGGTGATTCCTACTAGAGATTACTGTTTTGCTCCTTCTCTGCATGACATTTGCCGTGCTGTGGACTTCATACATG aaaatgCATTGTCGGGACGAACTACATATGTCCATTGCAAAGCTGGACGTGGTCGCAGCACGactattgttatttgttatCTG GTGCACCACAAAATGATGACACCTGATGCTGCATATGCTTATGTGAAATCAATTCGACCAAGGGTGCTTCTAGCTTCCTCTCAGTGGCAA GCTGTCCAAGAATACTATTACCATCTTATGGTTAGGAGGGCTGTTGGATGTGCTCCCACAGCCAATCTATTAGTAAAGGCTTCTCAGACGGCAGCAGGTTCACGAGATCTTGTGATGTTTGATGACAATTCTGTAGTCATGGTAACAGAGTCAGATCTAGAAGGTTACGACCCAAGTAGTCAATCAGCCATGGCAAGTGAAATATGGGCAGATTTAAGTGTTGTATATCGTGTACGAGTTGCTGGACAGGCAGCACTGGCGAGAATATCATGCCTTTGGCTGCGATATGCTACTACCGACCAGAAGATTTCCTCGGAGAAACTGAGCAGCAGGGAAAGCAGTTGCTCAATCCGGGCTAATCACCTGGGAGAAATTAGTGTTGATATCCACGTGTACTGA
- the LOC100813907 gene encoding phosphatidylglycerophosphate phosphatase PTPMT1 isoform X2 yields MQCNKFGVCGGWLAGCDYQHREGRLLFILLGAVPFPIDVPHLKELGVRGVITLNESYETLVPTALYYAHGIDHLVIPTRDYCFAPSLHDICRAVDFIHENALSGRTTYVHCKAGRGRSTTIVICYLVHHKMMTPDAAYAYVKSIRPRVLLASSQWQAVQEYYYHLMVRRAVGCAPTANLLVKASQTAAGSRDLVMFDDNSVVMVTESDLEGYDPSSQSAMASEIWADLSVVYRVRVAGQAALARISCLWLRYATTDQKISSEKLSSRESSCSIRANHLGEISVDIHVY; encoded by the exons ATGCAATGCAACAAATTCGGTGTGTGTGGTGGGTGGCTGGCTGGCTGTGATTATCAACATAGAGAGGGAAGATTGCTT TTCATATTGTTAGGTGCTGTTCCATTTCCTATAGATGTTCCCCACTTAAAGGAGCTCGGTGTTCGTGGGGTTATCACATTGAATGAGTCATATGAGactttggttccaacagcattaTATTAT GCTCATGGAATTGATCATCTGGTGATTCCTACTAGAGATTACTGTTTTGCTCCTTCTCTGCATGACATTTGCCGTGCTGTGGACTTCATACATG aaaatgCATTGTCGGGACGAACTACATATGTCCATTGCAAAGCTGGACGTGGTCGCAGCACGactattgttatttgttatCTG GTGCACCACAAAATGATGACACCTGATGCTGCATATGCTTATGTGAAATCAATTCGACCAAGGGTGCTTCTAGCTTCCTCTCAGTGGCAA GCTGTCCAAGAATACTATTACCATCTTATGGTTAGGAGGGCTGTTGGATGTGCTCCCACAGCCAATCTATTAGTAAAGGCTTCTCAGACGGCAGCAGGTTCACGAGATCTTGTGATGTTTGATGACAATTCTGTAGTCATGGTAACAGAGTCAGATCTAGAAGGTTACGACCCAAGTAGTCAATCAGCCATGGCAAGTGAAATATGGGCAGATTTAAGTGTTGTATATCGTGTACGAGTTGCTGGACAGGCAGCACTGGCGAGAATATCATGCCTTTGGCTGCGATATGCTACTACCGACCAGAAGATTTCCTCGGAGAAACTGAGCAGCAGGGAAAGCAGTTGCTCAATCCGGGCTAATCACCTGGGAGAAATTAGTGTTGATATCCACGTGTACTGA
- the LOC100814439 gene encoding deSI-like protein At4g17486, whose amino-acid sequence MPEFPSSSRLERVPNSERKSGSLVYLNVYDLTPANNYLYVFGVGIFHSGIEVHGMEYGFGAHEYPTSGIFEVEPRSCPGFIFRRSVLLGSTDMSSSEFRSFIERLSGKYHGDSYHLIAKNCNHFTDEVCQQLTGKPIPAWINRLARVGSFCNCLLPESLQVAAVRHLPEHLALSDDEELESDGLSDSEESEDEDSNHHLLTTSNGGELTIIKEKPMTLARDLL is encoded by the exons ATGCCGGAGTTCCCCTCGAGCTCGAGGTTGGAAAGGGTGCCAAATAGCGAGAGAAAGAGTGGTTCTTTGGTGTATCTCAATGTGTATGATCTTACACCTGCCAACAATTATCTTTACGTCTTTGGGGTTGGAATCTTTCATTCGGGCATAGAAG TGCATGGTATGGAGTATGGCTTTGGAGCACATGAGTACCCTACAAGTGGTATATTTGAGGTGGAACCCAGAAGCTGTCCCGGCTTCATCTTCAGACGTTCAGTATTGCTAGGCAGCACTGATATGTCTTCTTCAGAATTTCGTTCTTTCATCGAACGCCTTTCTGGAAAATATCATGGAGACAGTTACCATTTGATTGCTAAGAATTGCAACCATTTTACTGATGAAGTTTGCCAACAGCTAACTGGAAAGCCTATTCCTGCATGGATAAATCGGCTGGCTCGTGTTG GTTCTTTTTGCAATTGTCTTCTGCCAGAAAGCCTTCAGGTTGCTGCTGTTAGACATCTGCCTGAACATCTTGCACTTTCTG ACGACGAAGAACTGGAATCTGATGGCCTCTCAGATTCAGAGGAGAGTGAAGACGAGGATTCCAATCACCATCTGCTAACTACATCAAATGGTGGTGAACTCaccattataaaagaaaaaccaatgacTCTAGCACGGGACCTCCTatga
- the LOC100815507 gene encoding nudix hydrolase superfamily protein, with amino-acid sequence MELKSFSSCSVSTSEVAHVGRSYSTLISSFRHKVGVRFSTHFQCRRGLFLTTYCASDNTYLTDKAVISSVGQDNFAAETSSHRINGTNGSISRFYSTNLKLLDAFDDEYGGVVVHPDRLPSNPYTFASVLRLSLSQWKKMGKKGIWLKLPLDQSDLVPIAVKEGFQYHHAEPGYVMLTYWIPEGPSMLPANASHQVGVGGFVINDNNEVLVVQERHCSPTTLGLWKIPTGFILEAEEIYTGAVREVKEETGIDTEFVEVIAFRHAHNVAFEKSDLFFICMLRPLSSKIIVDDLEIAAAKWMPLVDFVEQPLIQEDSMFKKIVDIFIARLGKRYCGLSTHQVVSKFDGMVSSLYYNVIDNADNNCVGK; translated from the exons ATGGAGCTGAAATCGTTCTCTTCTTGTTCTGTGTCCACATCTGAGGTTGCCCATGTTGGAAGATCCTACTCCACTTTGATCTCCAGTTTCAGACACAAAGTTGGAGTTAGATTTTCTACCCACTTCCAGTGTCGCAGAG GGTTGTTTCTGACGACTTATTGTGCCTCGGATAACACTTATTTGACAGATAAAGCAGTCATTAGTTCAGTTGGTCAAGATAATTTTGCAGCAGAAACGAGTTCCCATCGAATTAATGGAACAAATGGCTCAATTTCAAGATTCTATTCCACAAATCTGAAATTACTTGATGCCTTTGATGATGAATATGGGGGAGTTGTTGTTCATCCAGATAGGTTACCATCCAACCCATATACCTTTGCATCTGTGTTGCGTTTGTCTCTTTCTCAGTGGAAAAAGATG GGAAAGAAGGGAATTTGGCTTAAGTTGCCTTTAGACCAATCTGACCTTGTTCCAATTGCTGTGAAG GAAGGCTTCCAATACCACCATGCAGAGCCAGGATATGTGATGTTAACATACTGGATTCCTGAAGGACCTAGCATGCTTCCAGCGAATGCATCACATCAAGTTGGAGTTGGGGGATTTGTCATCAATGACAACAATGAA GTGCTTGTAGTACAAGAGAGGCATTGTTCTCCAACAACTCTTGGTCTTTGGAAGATACCAACTGGATTCATTCTTGAG GCTGAGGAGATATATACAGGAGCTGTAAGAGAAGTGAAGGAGGAAACTGGG ATCGATACAGAGTTCGTTGAAGTCATAGCATTCAG GCATGCACATAATGTGGCCTTTGAGAAGTCAGATTTGTTCTTCATCTGTATGCTAAGACCCCTGTCATCTAAGATCATTGTTGATGATCTTGAAATTGCAGCAGCGAAG TGGATGCCCCTGGTTGACTTTGTAGAGCAACCACTCATCCAAGAAGACTCCATGTTCAAGAAAATCGTAGATATCTTCATTGCTCGTCTCGGGAAGCGATATTGTGGCTTGTCAACTCATCAAGTAGTTTCAAAGTTTGATGGCATGGTGTCTTCCTTATACTACAATGTCATTGACAATGCGGATAACAACTGTGTTGGAAAATGA
- the LOC100815507 gene encoding nudix hydrolase superfamily protein isoform X1 — protein sequence MELKSFSSCSVSTSEVAHVGRSYSTLISSFRHKVGVRFSTHFQCRRDKAVISSVGQDNFAAETSSHRINGTNGSISRFYSTNLKLLDAFDDEYGGVVVHPDRLPSNPYTFASVLRLSLSQWKKMGKKGIWLKLPLDQSDLVPIAVKEGFQYHHAEPGYVMLTYWIPEGPSMLPANASHQVGVGGFVINDNNEVLVVQERHCSPTTLGLWKIPTGFILEAEEIYTGAVREVKEETGIDTEFVEVIAFRHAHNVAFEKSDLFFICMLRPLSSKIIVDDLEIAAAKWMPLVDFVEQPLIQEDSMFKKIVDIFIARLGKRYCGLSTHQVVSKFDGMVSSLYYNVIDNADNNCVGK from the exons ATGGAGCTGAAATCGTTCTCTTCTTGTTCTGTGTCCACATCTGAGGTTGCCCATGTTGGAAGATCCTACTCCACTTTGATCTCCAGTTTCAGACACAAAGTTGGAGTTAGATTTTCTACCCACTTCCAGTGTCGCAGAG ATAAAGCAGTCATTAGTTCAGTTGGTCAAGATAATTTTGCAGCAGAAACGAGTTCCCATCGAATTAATGGAACAAATGGCTCAATTTCAAGATTCTATTCCACAAATCTGAAATTACTTGATGCCTTTGATGATGAATATGGGGGAGTTGTTGTTCATCCAGATAGGTTACCATCCAACCCATATACCTTTGCATCTGTGTTGCGTTTGTCTCTTTCTCAGTGGAAAAAGATG GGAAAGAAGGGAATTTGGCTTAAGTTGCCTTTAGACCAATCTGACCTTGTTCCAATTGCTGTGAAG GAAGGCTTCCAATACCACCATGCAGAGCCAGGATATGTGATGTTAACATACTGGATTCCTGAAGGACCTAGCATGCTTCCAGCGAATGCATCACATCAAGTTGGAGTTGGGGGATTTGTCATCAATGACAACAATGAA GTGCTTGTAGTACAAGAGAGGCATTGTTCTCCAACAACTCTTGGTCTTTGGAAGATACCAACTGGATTCATTCTTGAG GCTGAGGAGATATATACAGGAGCTGTAAGAGAAGTGAAGGAGGAAACTGGG ATCGATACAGAGTTCGTTGAAGTCATAGCATTCAG GCATGCACATAATGTGGCCTTTGAGAAGTCAGATTTGTTCTTCATCTGTATGCTAAGACCCCTGTCATCTAAGATCATTGTTGATGATCTTGAAATTGCAGCAGCGAAG TGGATGCCCCTGGTTGACTTTGTAGAGCAACCACTCATCCAAGAAGACTCCATGTTCAAGAAAATCGTAGATATCTTCATTGCTCGTCTCGGGAAGCGATATTGTGGCTTGTCAACTCATCAAGTAGTTTCAAAGTTTGATGGCATGGTGTCTTCCTTATACTACAATGTCATTGACAATGCGGATAACAACTGTGTTGGAAAATGA
- the LOC100815507 gene encoding nudix hydrolase superfamily protein isoform X2, translated as MELKSFSSCSVSTSEVAHVGRSYSTLISSFRHKVGVRFSTHFQCRRGLFLTTYCASDNTYLTDKAVISSVGQDNFAAETSSHRINGTNGSISRFYSTNLKLLDAFDDEYGGVVVHPDRLPSNPYTFASVLRLSLSQWKKMEGFQYHHAEPGYVMLTYWIPEGPSMLPANASHQVGVGGFVINDNNEVLVVQERHCSPTTLGLWKIPTGFILEAEEIYTGAVREVKEETGIDTEFVEVIAFRHAHNVAFEKSDLFFICMLRPLSSKIIVDDLEIAAAKWMPLVDFVEQPLIQEDSMFKKIVDIFIARLGKRYCGLSTHQVVSKFDGMVSSLYYNVIDNADNNCVGK; from the exons ATGGAGCTGAAATCGTTCTCTTCTTGTTCTGTGTCCACATCTGAGGTTGCCCATGTTGGAAGATCCTACTCCACTTTGATCTCCAGTTTCAGACACAAAGTTGGAGTTAGATTTTCTACCCACTTCCAGTGTCGCAGAG GGTTGTTTCTGACGACTTATTGTGCCTCGGATAACACTTATTTGACAGATAAAGCAGTCATTAGTTCAGTTGGTCAAGATAATTTTGCAGCAGAAACGAGTTCCCATCGAATTAATGGAACAAATGGCTCAATTTCAAGATTCTATTCCACAAATCTGAAATTACTTGATGCCTTTGATGATGAATATGGGGGAGTTGTTGTTCATCCAGATAGGTTACCATCCAACCCATATACCTTTGCATCTGTGTTGCGTTTGTCTCTTTCTCAGTGGAAAAAGATG GAAGGCTTCCAATACCACCATGCAGAGCCAGGATATGTGATGTTAACATACTGGATTCCTGAAGGACCTAGCATGCTTCCAGCGAATGCATCACATCAAGTTGGAGTTGGGGGATTTGTCATCAATGACAACAATGAA GTGCTTGTAGTACAAGAGAGGCATTGTTCTCCAACAACTCTTGGTCTTTGGAAGATACCAACTGGATTCATTCTTGAG GCTGAGGAGATATATACAGGAGCTGTAAGAGAAGTGAAGGAGGAAACTGGG ATCGATACAGAGTTCGTTGAAGTCATAGCATTCAG GCATGCACATAATGTGGCCTTTGAGAAGTCAGATTTGTTCTTCATCTGTATGCTAAGACCCCTGTCATCTAAGATCATTGTTGATGATCTTGAAATTGCAGCAGCGAAG TGGATGCCCCTGGTTGACTTTGTAGAGCAACCACTCATCCAAGAAGACTCCATGTTCAAGAAAATCGTAGATATCTTCATTGCTCGTCTCGGGAAGCGATATTGTGGCTTGTCAACTCATCAAGTAGTTTCAAAGTTTGATGGCATGGTGTCTTCCTTATACTACAATGTCATTGACAATGCGGATAACAACTGTGTTGGAAAATGA